The genomic stretch CCTTTGTGGTCCCTTTGTGTCCCTTCGTGGTTAGGCTTTCTCTGGTAGCCACACCAGGACACGAATCTCGCGCGCGAAGAGTAAGTGGGGCGGCTCGCTTGGCAGCGTGATGCCGGCGGCCGCCGCCATCGTGTTTCCGGCGATGTCGGCCTGGGCGCGCTGCAGTGGCCAGGGCGCGTGATGGATGTGCCCGCGGTAGACCTTGCCTGCCTTCACCGTGTACAGGCAGTAGCGCTCGGTGAGGAAGTGCTCGAGCGAACCCGGCAGCGCGGGCGCGGCGGGACTGACCGGCCGGTAGACGCCTTCGAACACGGCGCCTCCGCGGCGCGAGCGGTACTGGATGGGATTCGTTCCCTTCACCCGCATCGACGCATGGAAGTAGGGCAGGCCGTAGCCGAGGCGTGCGCCCCAGACCGCCGCCAGCCGCGCGCAATCCAGGGAGAAGAAGAACACGCCGGGCTTGTCGCCGTAGCGCACGTAGGTCCGCACGTTGAGCTCCGGGAAGCGCGAGAGCCAGGGCAGCGACGGCACGCCGCGCAGTTTCACGCCCGACATCCAGAACGGCGTGACCGCGAGCCAGGCTTGACCGTCGCGCAGCT from Terriglobales bacterium encodes the following:
- a CDS encoding DUF2071 domain-containing protein, producing MDPLLALTDHRPFPLPDGPWVMEQKWHDLLFAHWAVEPAHIRPLVPPQLELELRDGQAWLAVTPFWMSGVKLRGVPSLPWLSRFPELNVRTYVRYGDKPGVFFFSLDCARLAAVWGARLGYGLPYFHASMRVKGTNPIQYRSRRGGAVFEGVYRPVSPAAPALPGSLEHFLTERYCLYTVKAGKVYRGHIHHAPWPLQRAQADIAGNTMAAAAGITLPSEPPHLLFAREIRVLVWLPEKA